In Allomuricauda ruestringensis DSM 13258, the following proteins share a genomic window:
- a CDS encoding Lrp/AsnC ligand binding domain-containing protein produces MKNNNNSVKIDGIDKKILRYLMEDARKPILEIARNIGISGAAIHQRLRKLESSGLIAGSKFVINPKILGYSTMAYIGIYLDKAMANPRAVRQLEEIPEVLECHYTTGNWSILIKVLCRDNEHLMQVLNKKIQQIEGVSRTETFISLNQQINRQIQI; encoded by the coding sequence GTGAAAAACAATAACAATTCAGTTAAAATTGACGGTATTGATAAAAAAATCCTAAGATACCTGATGGAGGATGCGCGTAAACCTATCCTCGAAATTGCTAGAAACATAGGAATTTCTGGTGCGGCCATCCACCAAAGGTTACGTAAACTGGAAAGCTCCGGTCTTATAGCGGGCTCCAAGTTTGTTATCAATCCAAAGATACTGGGCTATTCCACCATGGCCTATATTGGAATTTATCTGGACAAGGCCATGGCAAACCCCAGAGCGGTTAGGCAATTAGAAGAAATCCCAGAAGTTCTGGAATGCCATTACACCACCGGAAATTGGTCCATACTTATAAAAGTGCTCTGTAGGGACAACGAACACTTAATGCAGGTGCTCAACAAAAAAATACAGCAAATAGAAGGTGTTTCACGTACCGAGACCTTTATTTCTCTAAACCAGCAAATTAATCGCCAAATACAGATCTGA
- a CDS encoding ferritin has translation MKDIARQSMSIKVESMDMLNAQIKMEAHASATYLAMASWCEQNGFFTSAKFFFKQAEEEREHMMKIFNFLVDTGGNPISPEITNINHDYSSIVDVFESTLEHEVKVTKSIHNIVNKSREIGDIATERFLDWFVMEQIEEENTIRDILDMIEITGTEGVGLQMIDNQVANWID, from the coding sequence ATGAAAGATATTGCAAGACAAAGTATGAGCATAAAAGTGGAATCCATGGATATGCTCAACGCCCAAATAAAAATGGAAGCCCACGCTTCAGCCACCTATTTGGCCATGGCCTCATGGTGCGAACAGAACGGTTTTTTTACCAGCGCCAAGTTTTTCTTTAAACAGGCCGAAGAAGAGCGCGAGCACATGATGAAGATTTTCAACTTTTTGGTTGATACGGGAGGTAACCCAATTTCTCCCGAGATAACAAACATCAATCACGACTATTCTTCCATTGTTGATGTTTTTGAATCTACCTTGGAACACGAGGTCAAAGTGACCAAGTCCATTCACAATATTGTGAATAAATCCCGTGAAATAGGAGATATTGCCACCGAACGTTTCTTGGACTGGTTTGTAATGGAACAAATTGAAGAAGAAAATACCATCAGAGACATTCTTGATATGATCGAGATTACAGGTACTGAAGGTGTAGGTCTCCAAATGATCGATAACCAAGTAGCCAATTGGATTGATTAA
- a CDS encoding DinB family protein produces the protein MRHIQKPIVGEYPAYSHIYMDLMGDDGKVLEHLWSNFLKIREFVYSLPEEKLKYRYAKDKWTIKEILVHLIDDERIFAYRALRYARKDNTPLHGFDQDKYAKFSGANERSLESIFEEYEFVRKSTIALFKYLPEESFERSGKGIDYDGSIINKRTVRGLAYHIAGHELRHFNIIKERYVK, from the coding sequence ATGAGACATATACAAAAACCCATAGTTGGGGAGTATCCCGCATATTCCCATATTTATATGGACCTAATGGGAGATGATGGTAAGGTTTTGGAACATCTTTGGTCAAACTTTCTAAAAATTAGGGAATTTGTTTACTCACTTCCTGAGGAGAAACTAAAATATAGGTATGCAAAAGATAAGTGGACCATAAAAGAAATCTTGGTGCACCTTATTGATGATGAGCGTATTTTTGCTTATCGGGCTTTGAGGTATGCCCGTAAAGACAATACTCCGCTCCATGGTTTTGACCAAGACAAATACGCTAAATTTTCAGGGGCGAACGAACGGAGTTTGGAGAGTATTTTTGAAGAATATGAATTTGTGAGAAAATCAACAATTGCCCTTTTTAAATATTTACCGGAAGAAAGTTTTGAGCGTAGTGGTAAAGGAATAGATTATGATGGGAGCATCATAAACAAAAGAACTGTTAGGGGATTGGCCTATCATATAGCCGGGCATGAACTTCGTCATTTCAATATCATCAAAGAACGATATGTAAAATAA
- a CDS encoding winged helix-turn-helix transcriptional regulator yields MRTPKPGIPVRGSKTGQPIMALLDLLGRSWAMGIIWHLYSGPSTFRGLQLYCESISPTTLNTRLKELKDSNLIEKTLEGYALTEYGKELFGLLEPMGSWARHRWAQSFGEDNA; encoded by the coding sequence ATGAGAACTCCTAAACCTGGAATTCCAGTTCGTGGATCAAAAACGGGACAACCAATAATGGCCTTGCTTGATCTATTGGGCAGAAGTTGGGCGATGGGCATTATCTGGCATTTGTACAGTGGCCCATCTACTTTTAGAGGTTTACAGCTCTATTGTGAATCCATTTCCCCTACCACACTTAACACAAGACTTAAAGAATTAAAAGATAGTAACCTCATTGAAAAGACTTTGGAAGGCTATGCCCTTACCGAATATGGCAAGGAATTGTTTGGACTTCTGGAACCTATGGGCTCTTGGGCCCGACATAGATGGGCACAAAGTTTTGGAGAAGATAATGCATAA
- a CDS encoding zinc metallopeptidase, translated as MMTYYILIGGIALVSWLVSNKLKSKFKKYSQVHLRNGMSGAEIAQKMLDDHGIRDVKVISTPGMLTDHYNPKNKTVNLSESVYNQRNASAAAVAAHECGHAVQHAQAYEWLTMRSKLVPVVSVTSGMSTWVVFGGIILMAATGVAGGIGFYIAVAGLIMMGFATLFSFITLPVEYDASKRALVWLKQKNMVSQEEYSGAEDALKWAARTYLVAALGALASLLYWALQVFGGRD; from the coding sequence ATGATGACATATTATATATTGATTGGTGGAATTGCCCTGGTCAGCTGGCTGGTGAGCAATAAATTGAAGAGTAAGTTCAAAAAATATTCACAGGTCCATTTACGGAATGGGATGAGTGGTGCTGAAATAGCCCAGAAAATGCTGGACGACCATGGAATTCGGGATGTAAAGGTAATTTCCACGCCAGGAATGCTAACGGACCACTATAATCCCAAAAACAAAACCGTTAACCTTAGTGAAAGTGTGTACAACCAACGTAACGCTTCTGCGGCTGCGGTGGCTGCCCACGAATGCGGACACGCTGTGCAACATGCGCAGGCTTATGAGTGGTTGACCATGCGCTCCAAATTGGTCCCTGTGGTAAGTGTTACCTCTGGAATGTCCACTTGGGTGGTGTTTGGGGGTATTATACTTATGGCTGCAACGGGTGTTGCTGGCGGTATAGGTTTTTATATTGCAGTTGCCGGATTAATTATGATGGGGTTTGCTACCTTGTTCAGTTTTATAACCCTACCAGTGGAGTACGATGCCAGCAAAAGGGCATTGGTTTGGTTAAAGCAGAAGAATATGGTAAGTCAAGAAGAATACTCAGGTGCGGAAGATGCGCTTAAATGGGCGGCAAGAACCTATTTGGTGGCAGCACTGGGTGCTTTGGCCTCTTTGCTTTATTGGGCACTTCAAGTTTTTGGTGGAAGGGATTGA
- the ald gene encoding alanine dehydrogenase: MTVGIPKEIKNNESRVGMTPAGVFELVKNDHTVYVQSGAGEGSGFFNHDYQQAGATILDTIGQVYAMSDMIVKVKEPIAEEYDLIQEGQIVFTYFHFASSEALTKAMIKSKAICIAYETVEDEDGTLPLLTPMSEVAGRMAIQQGAKYLEKPVKGKGVLLGGVPGVSPGRVLVLGAGTVGVQAAKMAAGLGAHVTILDVNMKRLRYVNDIMPSHVVTGFSNEFNIRNHIKTNDLIIGGVLLKGAKAPNLITRDMLKDMHPGTVIVDVAVDQGGCVETTKPTTHEDPIYIIDDVVHYCVANMPGAVPYTSTVALTNVTLPYVLKLANMGWRSACKLDRSLEKGLNVVEGEIVYKEIAETFQLEPVLV, encoded by the coding sequence ATGACTGTTGGGATACCCAAAGAAATCAAAAACAACGAAAGCCGGGTCGGCATGACGCCTGCCGGTGTATTTGAATTGGTAAAGAACGATCACACCGTATATGTGCAATCGGGTGCAGGTGAGGGAAGTGGTTTTTTTAATCATGATTACCAACAGGCAGGAGCTACTATTTTGGACACTATTGGTCAGGTGTATGCTATGAGCGATATGATCGTAAAGGTAAAAGAGCCTATTGCTGAGGAATATGACTTAATTCAGGAAGGGCAAATCGTCTTTACTTATTTTCATTTTGCATCTAGCGAAGCGTTGACCAAAGCTATGATCAAGAGCAAAGCCATTTGTATTGCATACGAAACCGTAGAGGATGAAGATGGAACCTTACCTCTACTAACCCCAATGTCCGAAGTTGCCGGTAGAATGGCCATTCAACAAGGAGCCAAATACTTAGAGAAACCTGTGAAAGGTAAAGGAGTGCTTTTGGGAGGGGTTCCCGGAGTATCTCCAGGTCGCGTTTTGGTACTGGGAGCTGGTACCGTAGGTGTTCAGGCTGCTAAAATGGCAGCAGGTTTGGGTGCCCATGTAACCATTTTGGATGTGAACATGAAACGTCTCAGATATGTGAACGATATAATGCCGAGCCATGTGGTGACCGGTTTTTCAAACGAGTTCAATATCAGAAACCATATAAAAACAAACGATTTAATTATCGGTGGTGTCCTTTTAAAAGGAGCAAAAGCCCCTAACCTGATCACTAGGGATATGCTTAAGGACATGCATCCAGGAACCGTTATAGTTGATGTGGCGGTAGATCAAGGCGGATGTGTGGAAACCACCAAACCAACGACCCATGAGGACCCCATTTATATTATTGACGATGTGGTCCATTATTGTGTAGCCAATATGCCAGGGGCAGTGCCTTATACTTCCACTGTTGCCTTGACGAATGTAACACTGCCCTATGTGCTAAAATTGGCCAATATGGGATGGCGAAGTGCCTGTAAGTTGGATAGATCTTTGGAAAAAGGATTAAATGTAGTTGAAGGCGAGATAGTTTATAAAGAAATAGCCGAAACCTTTCAACTAGAACCAGTGTTGGTTTAA
- a CDS encoding leucine--tRNA ligase has product MNYDFREIEAKWQKYWAENETFKASNDSDKPKFYALSMFPYPSGAGLHVGHPLGYIATDIYSRYKRHKGFNVLHPMGYDSFGLPAEQYAIQTGQHPAITTENNINRYREQLDQLGFSFDWSREVRTSNPQYYKWTQWIFIQLFNAWYNKKSDKAENISTLVSIFEKEGNTNVEATCDDDTPSFDAATWNGYSDKEKQEILLKYRLTYLADTEVNWCPALGTVLANDEIVNGVSERGGHPVVRKKMTQWSMRITAYAQRLLDGLDKIDWPQPLKDSQTNWIGRSVGASVTFNVLDAERSRSDQEVISTPLNHPYQIEVFTTRPDTIFGVSFMTLAPEHELVAKITTPEQKAEVEAYVEATAKRSERDRMADVKTISGVFTGAYAEHPFTKEPIPIWIGDYVLASYGTGAVMAVPCGDQRDYDFAKHYNIDIPNIFEGVDISKEAFADKETTVIANSDFLDGLPYKEAMKKAISELERIGHGKGKVNYRLRDAVFSRQRYWGEPFPVYYVDGMPQMIDMEHLPLQLPEVEKYLPTETGEPPLGNATEWAWDTVQNKVVSNENLSPSGGDREGEQTVFPLELNTMPGWAGSSQYFNRYMDPRNDEAIFSPEAINYWQDVDLYIGGSEHATGHLLYSRFWQKFMFDMGYVPKDEFAQKLINQGMITGTSAFICRAMLQINQSDIGVYDSDDIKEFCSKLIMKNVLFISESKVENAESLGIYKNKVSSVQKLVSERFPESNQIDVDFKLNLVRVDVGLVNSSDEIDVEAFRNHPLNKEFEEMVFVGEDDGTFKVSREIEKMSKSKYNVVNPDAICEEYGADSLRLYEMFLGPLEQSKPWNTAGITGVHSFLKKLWKLYPPLERGEGGVEPTADNLKTLHKTIKKVEEDIENFSFNTSVSTFMICVNELTSQKCTSKAILEPLAILVSPYAPHIAEELWQRLGHTGSIAEAPFPKFEEKYLVESSKEYPISFNGKMRFKLELPLDMGKDEIEAAVLAHEKTQAQLDGRTPKKVIVVPGKIVNIVG; this is encoded by the coding sequence ATGAATTACGATTTCCGCGAGATTGAGGCCAAATGGCAGAAGTATTGGGCAGAAAATGAAACTTTTAAGGCATCCAACGATTCCGACAAACCTAAATTTTATGCATTGTCGATGTTCCCTTACCCTTCTGGGGCAGGATTGCACGTAGGGCACCCGCTGGGGTATATTGCCACGGACATCTATTCGCGTTACAAAAGACATAAGGGATTCAATGTACTGCATCCCATGGGTTACGATTCCTTTGGGTTGCCTGCAGAGCAATATGCGATTCAAACGGGTCAGCACCCTGCTATCACTACGGAAAATAACATCAACAGATACCGTGAGCAGTTAGATCAGCTCGGTTTTTCTTTTGATTGGAGCCGCGAAGTGCGTACCTCCAACCCACAATATTATAAATGGACGCAATGGATCTTTATCCAATTGTTCAATGCGTGGTACAATAAGAAATCTGATAAGGCAGAAAATATCTCCACATTGGTCTCCATTTTTGAAAAAGAAGGAAATACCAATGTCGAAGCAACTTGTGATGATGATACTCCAAGTTTTGATGCCGCAACTTGGAATGGCTACTCCGATAAGGAAAAGCAAGAAATCCTTTTAAAATATAGATTGACCTATTTGGCCGATACCGAAGTAAACTGGTGTCCCGCTTTGGGAACCGTTTTGGCCAACGATGAAATTGTGAACGGTGTTTCCGAACGGGGAGGTCACCCCGTGGTGCGTAAAAAAATGACGCAATGGAGTATGCGCATCACCGCTTATGCCCAGCGTTTGTTGGACGGTTTGGACAAAATTGATTGGCCTCAACCGCTAAAAGATTCCCAAACCAACTGGATTGGGCGGTCTGTTGGAGCCTCGGTTACTTTTAATGTATTGGACGCTGAGCGTAGTCGAAGCGACCAAGAGGTGATTTCGACTCCGCTCAATCACCCATATCAAATAGAAGTCTTCACCACCCGCCCCGATACTATTTTTGGGGTGAGTTTTATGACCTTGGCCCCAGAGCACGAGTTGGTGGCCAAAATCACTACCCCAGAACAAAAAGCGGAAGTAGAGGCCTATGTAGAAGCTACGGCAAAACGTTCCGAGCGAGACCGTATGGCGGATGTAAAAACCATTTCGGGGGTGTTTACAGGAGCGTATGCAGAGCATCCGTTCACCAAAGAGCCTATCCCAATTTGGATTGGCGACTACGTGTTGGCCAGTTACGGAACAGGAGCGGTAATGGCCGTGCCTTGTGGTGACCAACGCGATTACGATTTTGCCAAACATTACAATATAGACATCCCCAACATTTTTGAAGGGGTCGATATTTCCAAAGAAGCATTTGCCGACAAGGAAACCACGGTTATTGCCAATTCCGATTTTCTAGACGGTCTACCTTATAAAGAGGCGATGAAAAAGGCGATTTCCGAATTGGAAAGAATCGGACATGGCAAAGGAAAAGTGAATTACCGCTTGCGCGATGCCGTATTTAGCCGGCAGCGGTATTGGGGTGAGCCGTTCCCCGTGTATTATGTGGATGGTATGCCGCAAATGATCGATATGGAGCATTTGCCCTTGCAATTGCCCGAAGTAGAAAAATACCTTCCCACCGAAACGGGCGAACCGCCATTGGGAAATGCCACCGAGTGGGCTTGGGACACGGTACAGAATAAAGTGGTAAGTAATGAAAACCTCTCACCCTCTGGGGGAGACCGAGAGGGGGAGCAAACAGTTTTCCCCTTGGAGTTGAACACCATGCCAGGTTGGGCAGGAAGCTCCCAATACTTTAATAGGTATATGGATCCACGCAACGATGAAGCCATTTTCTCTCCCGAAGCCATTAACTATTGGCAAGATGTGGACTTGTATATCGGAGGTAGTGAACACGCTACGGGCCACTTGTTGTATTCCCGTTTTTGGCAAAAGTTTATGTTTGATATGGGCTATGTCCCCAAAGATGAATTTGCCCAAAAGTTGATCAACCAAGGGATGATTACGGGGACGAGTGCTTTTATTTGCCGAGCGATGCTTCAAATTAATCAAAGTGATATTGGAGTTTATGATTCAGATGACATCAAAGAGTTTTGTTCTAAATTAATAATGAAGAACGTGCTTTTCATTTCAGAATCAAAGGTTGAGAATGCTGAAAGTTTGGGTATATATAAGAATAAGGTTAGTTCTGTTCAGAAATTGGTTTCTGAGAGATTTCCTGAGTCCAATCAAATTGATGTGGATTTCAAATTGAATCTAGTTAGAGTTGATGTTGGTTTGGTCAACTCATCTGATGAGATAGATGTTGAGGCTTTCAGAAATCATCCTTTGAATAAAGAATTTGAAGAAATGGTGTTTGTTGGCGAAGATGATGGAACATTTAAAGTTTCTCGAGAAATAGAAAAAATGTCCAAATCCAAATACAATGTTGTCAATCCTGATGCTATTTGTGAGGAGTACGGGGCAGATTCGTTGCGTTTGTACGAAATGTTCTTGGGGCCCCTGGAGCAATCAAAGCCTTGGAACACGGCAGGCATTACGGGCGTGCATTCCTTCCTTAAAAAACTTTGGAAGCTCTATCCCCCCCTTGAGAGGGGCGAGGGGGGTGTGGAACCCACCGCGGATAATTTAAAAACCTTGCACAAGACTATCAAAAAAGTGGAAGAGGACATCGAGAATTTCTCGTTCAACACTTCTGTTTCCACCTTTATGATCTGTGTCAACGAATTGACATCCCAAAAATGCACTAGCAAAGCTATTTTGGAACCCTTGGCGATTTTGGTGTCGCCGTATGCGCCACATATTGCCGAAGAGCTTTGGCAGCGTTTGGGCCATACAGGTTCCATTGCCGAAGCACCTTTCCCAAAGTTTGAGGAAAAATATTTGGTTGAAAGCAGCAAGGAATATCCAATATCCTTTAACGGTAAAATGCGCTTCAAATTGGAGTTGCCGTTGGATATGGGCAAGGATGAAATCGAAGCCGCTGTTTTGGCACACGAAAAAACACAGGCCCAGTTAGACGGAAGAACGCCTAAAAAGGTAATTGTGGTGCCGGGAAAGATTGTGAATATCGTAGGATAG
- a CDS encoding cell division protein FtsX gives MSQYIERYQRRKLISSYFSVALSIALVLFLLGVLGLLVLNTKKLADHFKEQITISVFLKDNAKPVEIDQLQKSLMLAEYTKSAEYISKEDAAEQYSEDIGENFEEFLGYNPLKNSIDVNLKADFVSPQQIDEIAKELVAKAYVDEVSYDKPLISLLNNNARKISLWILIASAVFTIIAVLLINSSIRLSIYSKRFIIKTMQMVGATKTFIRRPFIWTNIKLGMVGAVVALVGLGVLVYYIDKNFPELNLLQDYIVLIILFVGVFGLGVIISWASTHFATQRFLNLRTDDLYY, from the coding sequence ATGAGCCAATATATTGAACGATATCAGCGACGAAAACTGATTTCCTCTTACTTTTCCGTGGCTTTGAGCATTGCCCTGGTCCTGTTTCTTTTAGGTGTTTTGGGCCTTTTGGTGCTCAATACCAAAAAATTGGCGGATCACTTTAAGGAGCAAATCACCATTTCGGTGTTTTTGAAGGACAACGCCAAACCTGTGGAAATAGATCAGTTGCAGAAAAGCTTGATGCTTGCCGAATACACCAAATCAGCTGAATACATTTCCAAAGAAGATGCCGCGGAACAATATAGCGAGGATATTGGTGAAAATTTTGAGGAGTTCTTGGGCTACAATCCCCTAAAAAATTCCATTGACGTCAACCTTAAGGCAGATTTTGTATCGCCTCAACAGATTGATGAGATTGCCAAGGAACTCGTGGCCAAAGCCTATGTGGACGAAGTAAGCTACGACAAGCCCTTGATTTCGCTGCTCAACAACAACGCACGGAAAATAAGTCTGTGGATCTTGATTGCGAGTGCGGTTTTTACGATCATTGCCGTTTTGTTGATCAACAGCTCCATTCGATTGTCCATTTATTCCAAACGTTTTATCATTAAAACCATGCAAATGGTGGGAGCCACCAAAACGTTTATTCGAAGACCTTTTATCTGGACAAACATTAAATTGGGTATGGTCGGAGCCGTTGTGGCCTTGGTTGGACTAGGGGTCTTGGTGTACTATATTGACAAGAACTTCCCGGAGTTAAATCTTTTACAAGATTATATTGTTCTCATTATTTTGTTCGTTGGTGTATTTGGTTTGGGCGTTATTATTTCATGGGCGAGCACCCATTTTGCAACCCAACGCTTTTTAAACCTGAGGACGGACGATCTTTATTATTAA
- a CDS encoding DUF3098 domain-containing protein codes for MSKKNNNGKKPPKEFVFQKKNYLFLFIGLAFIALGYILMSGGGSDDPEVFNPEIYNFRRIRLAPTLILIGLGIQVYAILLNPNKKNKE; via the coding sequence ATGAGCAAAAAAAACAACAACGGTAAAAAACCACCTAAAGAGTTTGTTTTCCAAAAGAAAAACTACCTCTTCCTTTTTATAGGTCTTGCCTTTATAGCCCTTGGATATATTTTGATGAGCGGCGGCGGAAGCGACGACCCAGAAGTTTTCAATCCCGAGATATACAATTTTAGAAGAATTCGCCTTGCGCCAACATTGATTCTTATCGGCCTTGGTATTCAGGTATATGCCATTTTATTGAATCCTAACAAGAAAAACAAGGAGTAA
- a CDS encoding undecaprenyl-diphosphate phosphatase yields the protein MELIDAIILGIIQGLTEFLPVSSSGHLELGKAILGAQAVPEESLLFTVVLHFATALSTLVVFRKDVFDIFKGLFQFKWNEETQFSLKIIISMIPAALVGLFLNDFIEVFFDGAIVIVGIMLVITAFLLYLADLAKTTDKNVSFRSSFAIGMAQAVAILPGISRSGATISAAVLLGVDKTKSARFSFLMVVPLILGKVAKDLMGGEIAFHGDQAIAMGAGFVAAFIAGLAACTWMIKLVRQSKLTYFAIYCLIVGLIAIAWSIWG from the coding sequence TTGGAATTAATTGATGCTATAATTCTTGGGATAATTCAAGGATTGACCGAATTTTTACCTGTTTCCTCCAGCGGTCATTTAGAATTGGGAAAAGCCATTTTGGGGGCGCAGGCCGTTCCCGAAGAAAGCCTTTTGTTTACCGTGGTCTTGCATTTTGCCACAGCATTGAGCACCTTGGTAGTGTTCCGAAAGGATGTTTTTGATATTTTTAAAGGGCTATTTCAATTCAAATGGAATGAAGAAACCCAATTTTCATTAAAAATTATCATATCCATGATTCCCGCCGCTTTGGTCGGCCTTTTTTTGAATGATTTTATTGAAGTATTTTTTGATGGTGCCATTGTCATCGTTGGCATTATGTTGGTAATTACGGCATTTTTGCTGTATTTGGCAGATTTGGCCAAAACCACCGATAAAAACGTTTCATTCCGAAGTTCCTTTGCGATTGGTATGGCACAGGCCGTAGCTATTCTCCCAGGAATTTCCCGAAGTGGAGCAACTATCTCGGCAGCCGTTCTTTTGGGTGTAGATAAAACCAAGTCAGCACGTTTTTCCTTTTTGATGGTAGTTCCGTTGATCTTGGGAAAAGTAGCCAAAGATTTGATGGGTGGTGAAATCGCCTTTCACGGTGACCAAGCCATTGCCATGGGCGCAGGTTTTGTTGCCGCCTTTATTGCAGGTCTTGCCGCTTGTACTTGGATGATCAAATTGGTACGCCAAAGCAAGCTTACCTATTTTGCTATTTACTGTTTAATCGTTGGCCTCATAGCCATCGCATGGAGCATTTGGGGATAG
- the truB gene encoding tRNA pseudouridine(55) synthase TruB translates to MNTKEDFLNGQILLIDKPLEWTSFQAVNALKWAIRKKFGLKKIKIGHAGTLDPLATGLLIICTGKFTKKIPELQGQVKEYTGTFTLGATTPSYDLETEVNQTFPTGHITDASIKEATKKFLGEIEQVPPIFSALKKDGKRLYELAREGKKVEIKSRKIEILEFKITRITLPEVDFKVVCSKGTYIRSLAHDFGEALGSGAYLSELRRTKIGDFNVNNATTPLVFKENLGVGTST, encoded by the coding sequence TTGAACACCAAAGAAGATTTTTTAAACGGTCAGATTCTTTTGATCGATAAACCATTGGAATGGACCTCTTTCCAAGCGGTAAATGCCTTAAAATGGGCCATTCGTAAAAAGTTTGGCCTTAAAAAGATAAAAATTGGCCATGCAGGTACATTGGATCCTTTGGCCACAGGGCTGCTGATTATCTGTACGGGGAAATTCACCAAAAAAATTCCAGAGCTTCAAGGACAAGTAAAAGAATATACGGGCACTTTCACTTTGGGGGCCACCACCCCCTCTTACGATTTGGAGACAGAAGTCAACCAAACGTTTCCAACAGGGCATATCACGGATGCATCCATCAAAGAAGCCACCAAAAAATTTTTGGGCGAGATTGAGCAGGTGCCTCCTATTTTTTCAGCATTAAAAAAAGATGGTAAACGATTGTACGAGCTTGCTCGTGAAGGAAAAAAAGTAGAAATAAAATCACGAAAAATAGAAATCCTTGAATTTAAAATTACCCGAATTACCCTTCCTGAAGTGGACTTTAAAGTAGTTTGCAGTAAAGGAACCTACATTCGTTCCTTGGCTCACGATTTTGGCGAAGCATTGGGTTCTGGAGCTTACCTATCCGAGCTCAGAAGAACCAAAATAGGGGATTTCAACGTAAATAATGCTACAACACCCCTTGTTTTCAAAGAAAATTTGGGGGTAGGTACCTCGACCTAA
- a CDS encoding energy transducer TonB family protein: protein MNLNRRQLSLLITFFSMSIVILLLFNIHLGGIKEDEYVIEMSLADEDIEELLKEEEERLEEMAANNDPIKSHMAVNETAKPSVGNPEPLKTLEELMEERALNSETGEYADNSGFEEQLKQLKAQRDEKKEKLGERDAQKEEFTNYLKDRRTSISYSLVERNAYYLPPPIYTCIEGGKVVVNITVDNNGYVTEASFNDKSSGTSNGCLVDNAIAYALKARFSPDSKNSQIGTITYLFQSK, encoded by the coding sequence ATGAACTTAAATAGGCGTCAATTATCTCTTTTGATTACTTTTTTCTCTATGTCCATAGTGATTTTATTGCTTTTCAATATTCACTTGGGAGGCATAAAGGAAGATGAGTACGTTATTGAAATGAGCTTGGCCGATGAGGATATTGAAGAACTTCTTAAAGAGGAAGAAGAACGATTGGAAGAAATGGCCGCCAACAACGACCCCATTAAAAGCCACATGGCCGTAAATGAAACCGCCAAACCTAGTGTTGGGAACCCAGAACCTTTAAAAACCTTGGAAGAGCTTATGGAGGAACGAGCTCTCAACAGTGAAACAGGGGAATATGCCGATAACTCAGGTTTTGAGGAACAATTAAAACAGTTAAAGGCCCAGCGGGACGAGAAAAAAGAAAAATTGGGCGAACGTGATGCCCAAAAAGAGGAATTCACCAATTACTTAAAGGATAGGCGCACTTCTATCTCCTACTCCTTGGTCGAGCGAAATGCTTATTATCTTCCACCTCCCATTTACACCTGTATTGAAGGTGGTAAAGTGGTTGTAAACATTACCGTGGATAATAACGGTTATGTCACGGAAGCCAGCTTCAACGATAAAAGTTCGGGAACCAGCAATGGTTGTTTAGTGGATAATGCCATCGCCTATGCCCTTAAGGCCCGTTTTAGCCCGGATTCCAAGAATTCTCAGATCGGCACAATTACTTACCTATTCCAAAGCAAGTAA